The Alnus glutinosa chromosome 1, dhAlnGlut1.1, whole genome shotgun sequence region AAAGCTTCCCCATTCACATAATCTCTAAATGGTAGTCTGATCATTGAACTGTTGTGAATGATGTGAACAACAAACTTAGTACGGCAATAAGAAAACTGACAGAATTgaaccaattacaaactaaaacAAGACCGACCAAGATCTAAAAGAATGTGAGAATTCACAAACCTGTATGTGCGTTTTAATAATTGCCTTTCCAATCAacgtggcaaaaaaaaatttccaaaatggGATCCCAAATTGTCCACACATAATGCCAGCAAGGTCAAACAGAGGATTTGGCACCTGAAAAATACTTCAGTTAATTAgcagctaaaataacaaaaaaccaCATTGGGTTTGAAGGAAATACATCACATAAAAATTACCAGGGAACCTGAATTCCTCAGAATTAGACATGAGAACCatttaaaataagcattattgATGATAAAGACATATATAATAACATCAAAATACCAAGCAAATACAATTTCCAAGGAGCTTTGGAGCAATTCAAAATTTGATGAAACTTCAGCAAATGTCAGGATGGGCATATTATACCTGATCACGTTTTAGAATTTCAAGAAAAGTTAATGCTAAACAGAAATTTAGGGGCAAAGTATAGGTATCAAATGGTGGTTTACGTATAGCCATTTTCCCGAGGTTTAAGGCCAACTACATATGCTCTTTCATGATTCTCTAAGGGAGATTTacttgagaaaagaaaaaggaaaaattgcaaGACTAAGAAGATAAAGTTATCAAGAGAAACAAACAATTAACTTTGCTGAAAAGAGCATGACAgaatatgtatacatatacagTGTTACTTCTTTAAAGATTCCAACCAGCCCATTCACAAAAGACTTCCTGTAACCAAGCCAGAGAAAGTCCAAACTAACCGAAGCAAGCACTAAAATCGTAAAGAAGTTCAAGTGTTGCGAGTGTGATATAAGCCAGCGTTTTATTTGATTTAGGCGAGTAGCAATGGCTCCTTTGTCTTCAGTTGAGGAGGCATCCAATTCTTTCATAGCTTCCAATTTGCTACCTGACGTACTTGCTGCATAATGTGGCAGACTAGAATAAGTGCAGAATTAAGTCTTTAATCAGAAGCATAATGTAATAGTACTATTGCCGATCCCTTACACCACCATACTAACGATGAAAATTTGCCAAGTGAAAATAACATGAATGCATCTACTTCAGACAAACGATCTATGATTCATATTAGTTATACCCAAAACTTAACGGTTAGTAACGGATCCGAAAAAGGTCCTACTGAACATAGATCATGCATATTCATGCTCTCACCGGATAAGTTActttaaaatagaataatttCCAAAGAGCTGCAAAAAATATCCAGATGAAAAATGTATTACGGATCCCAAAACAACCAACAGTAGACAATACAATTGCTAATAAGGCAAGATAGTAACATACAAACACATACTGAACTCTTTCTGCAAACCTGTACTGATAAGTACAGATTAtgtaatataaatacatatccACAAACCATAACCCTCCATATGGTGTATCTTTTCAATTCTAACCACGATGTAGCAAGTCAAAGTATGTCGTCAACCATATTTGACAACAAGCAAAACTCAAACTCCTAGTTGTACAAGTTGTTCAATTTCTCCTCCCAAACTCTAGAACTAATGTGAATTGTGTCCTACACGAAATCCACTCATTCTAAAATAACTGATCATTGTGATTTTCATTTCTACCTAACAGGACAAATCCAAGTTGTTGACATTCTTCAATTTCTTCTCCCATACTTTCGGTAAATGATTTATATAATGACCCAGAAAAAACTCTAGCCAAATCTGTGCTATCACTTGAAaataactagtcaatttggagcgtCTTTAGAATCACTTGTAAGGTTTAGTCTTACCTAATAAGGAACCAAAGTAGAACTTAACACCTATAAGTGTAATTATAATCCACCCACTCTATGTAagctactcatcttctcaatgtaGGACATGAGTGTTACAATCTCCCTCCCCCCTTTCCCTTAAATCCTTGACATCCTCGTCAGAGCCACGTCACCCAGTACTCTTGTATCACATGGTGTTACTAGGTTGctctgatatcatttgtaacaacctagaaaaagtgctagccacatttgcactatcacttcaaaaggactaatcaatttggagcttccttAGAATCAATTATAAAGCGTAGTCTCACTTAGTACGGAATCAATGtaagacttagcacccatgagtctCTTTATAGTCCACCTATTCTATGTGGGCAACTCATCTTCCTAACGTGAGACGAGGGTGTTACAACTTATGTCTTACATGAAAACTTTCACtcattttaaaagtttaacatcacaaaataaacatattaaGAAAGTCTCATGGAAGATAAATGTTGAGACCGCTTTTTTCTTGGGCTTCAGTTCATTCAATATACAACTCATTGCGCTCTTCTTTGGAGTTCATGAATGTTCTGAATTTTGAGATGTCAAATTAGGtctttgatttatcttttattcTTGTTTGGGTGGGATTTTCCTGTATAATACCCGATTACCTGGTTTCTGCatttatgttttcttcttgaatatattatcatttatcataaaagaaacaaatgttGACCAGGAGACACTTTATTACATATTTAATAGCAGACATTTCACAGTTATCGAGCCACATACCCATGTAATGCTATTATATTGAATATTGGTATTTCACTAGTTTTATGTAACATACTAACATGTAATAAAATGCATAATTACTAGGCCATGTGAAGAGGAGAGAATCCTAGGACATAAACTAGGCTGAAACCCTCGTGCGAAACAATTAGTCAAATACATCCATCTCAACACAATTTTTAGGGgtgtttttgtcttatttaaaattaaaaacaaaatttttaatttttaatttttcttttaaaaaactgattttattatatttggcCACCCCtggttttttcgttttttttttatttttagttgtagtttttttttataattttttatttttattttattaagggtactGTCAATTGGGTAGTTTGCGGCGGCGGGAGGGggggacattgtcaattgggtggtagtttaagggggtaTGTGGACTTTCTCCAAATAATAACTCTCTATCTCCCAAATGagtaccccaaaaaaaaaaaaattaaaattagtcCCAAAAGTACAACTTAAGtaggaaaatataaaagaaaaactatactCCTCATACCTGCCCTTGAGATAAAGTATGGAGGAAGCTCTCCAATAGCAGTCCCAACACCCCATAGAACAGCCTCAATCTGAACCTGTGGCAATATGCTGCTAAGTGGAACTCGCAAACCATCTAATGGCTGGAACAACGGGGGACCAAATTCAGAGCAATCCTTATCAAGCCATGAAGGGCCTCTATTCAACTGAGTTGTATCATATGGAGCACTTTTTAAATCCACTCGGCCACACTGCATTGCTTTTATTGTGAACAGTGCAATGTGGGGGCCAAGATAAAGGACAAAGGTATGCAAACCAGATCCTGAAGAAAAATAAGTGGAATGAAAGGTTAAATTTACAATTTGAGTGCTAATATATTACACAGGAATGATCATGATATTTTGAACTGAGATGTTTcaataaacaaagaaaagaaaaacttcattaAATCATTTACTATCTACATAGTTTcgaagaaatacaaaaaaaactaTGCTTTTCCTAGCCCAAAACATAATAGCCATGATAAACATCTTTTCCCCCAAAGACCAGTTATATACATTAGCACAAAACTCATCCGACCACTAAAATGCATGACATTCCATGCATAAAATGTTTCTTACCAAGACCAATCGAAGATGCAACTCCAAGAGCCATCCACCATAGTCCAAACCTGATATATCTAGAAAGCTCCTCAACATGCTGCAGAAACACGGCACTAATATCATTATCTCCAATCGTCAAAACAGACAAGAAGATAATTCACCATAAATTCCAAAAGTAAAATTTGCATGGAATTTATCATCCTAATTAGGATGATTACTTTCTATAATTAGGATTATCATCCTAATTATAGAAAGTAAGGACTTTAAGCTTATAACAGTTTGTCCAGGATCTCATGAACAATCATCACCTTAACAATAGGGTGGTAATGAGTCATTAGAACTAATCACACATGCAGGATGGAGCTGGGAAGTCAAGATTTGCATCCTAACACAAGGATGTATAGCTTACTGTTATACGAGTGacccaacctttttttttaatacgaGTGACCCAGCTATTTGTAAATCGGAATTTTTAACCAATTTTACAGAGACTCTGCACTCCGGACACGAACATGAACGTGCAATGAAAATGAAGCAACAATGATAATCTGTTAAGCCAAATATACCTTCTCATGAGGGCCATCAATGGTCATAATAAGAATTCCAATAGCAACTGCCACAGTGCTCAAAAGCATCAACCATCCTCCTTTTGCCAACAGATAAAGTATTGACTGCTTCACATATTGAAAAATAGCCAAAACAAAGAACTTCAAAGTTTTTAAGGGTTGTGTTGTTAGTGTCAAATTTTCTACATCCTGTTGATGCCTCTGATGGAGTTCTGCAAAAGACAACAATTCTATCAGCTAATAGGATTTAATAGGACCCtcaaatcattaaaaatgcCAGTTTCTAATCTTAGATAATGCAGAAACTTTTCTGACAAAGCATAACCAGAAAAATAGACTTACTATGCAAAAGCAGTCTCCactctaaagaaaaaaaaaaaaaaacaaaattcattcCCGTAACTACTGTTCAAACCCAGAAAACTCGTGCCATCTGCAAGTGCAAGGTAAATACAAGAAGCATGGGTCTCCAAGACGGAaactttaatttaaaaacaGCCTCTATTATACAATTCCTTCAtcaaaaaatataacatttcCTAGTACAATCCAGTTCCAAATTACTCActtggagaacccattgaaaTGCGCATTTGAAAGCAATAGAATTGCACTTTGTTCACCCTTACCagaaccaaaacaaacaaaacccataaacgCTTATCAACCCTGAAAATTTCATGTAAGCAGACAATAGTCCAATTCACTATTTGATTCAGAATCAGCTCAACTTCTGGGCATCACGTACTCCTACCTATCCTAACTCAAacataaattgaaataaaaatttctcACAGATCCAATTTCAAAACCCAGGATTTTACAAGCAAATATCCCACCTAcccccaaaaataaataaacatccaaacaaaaaacccaaaaaagctATAAAAACATATGAAAGTAATGATTCAGATTAAAAATGAAACTTACAGAAAACCCAATATgaataacaacaataacaatGAGAAAAGTAAGAATCAGAATCGCCTGCCTGAGATCCCCACTTCACCACCatgagaggaagaagaagaagaaggagttgATCGCTTGCGACCCATTAAGCCCACATGCCAGAATCAGAAACTCCCTATTTGGGTATTTATATTCAATAGAATCTATAAATTTCTGAGCGTGTAAGTGGagtttgtgattggttgcaGAAACGAGAGGACATGTATCAATTACATGAATTCGAAATACCAAACATTTCTTTATTGGATTGTGTTCCTTTCGAATTTGTTTTGAACAACATTCGCAGAGATCTAAAGGAGCAAGCGAAACAAAAAAGAGCTGAGGAGGAG contains the following coding sequences:
- the LOC133882393 gene encoding vacuole membrane protein KMS1; the protein is MGRKRSTPSSSSSSHGGEVGISELHQRHQQDVENLTLTTQPLKTLKFFVLAIFQYVKQSILYLLAKGGWLMLLSTVAVAIGILIMTIDGPHEKHVEELSRYIRFGLWWMALGVASSIGLGSGLHTFVLYLGPHIALFTIKAMQCGRVDLKSAPYDTTQLNRGPSWLDKDCSEFGPPLFQPLDGLRVPLSSILPQVQIEAVLWGVGTAIGELPPYFISRAASTSGSKLEAMKELDASSTEDKGAIATRLNQIKRWLISHSQHLNFFTILVLASVPNPLFDLAGIMCGQFGIPFWKFFFATLIGKAIIKTHIQTVFIISVCNNQLLNWIENELIWMLSLIPGFASVLPNLIVKLNAVKDKYMKASFPVASNMKVKKWDFSIASVWNTVVWLMLMNFFVKFVTSTAQSYLKTQQEKENEIAELTKKSSSTSADSK